One genomic segment of Marinobacter sp. F4206 includes these proteins:
- a CDS encoding 7TM diverse intracellular signaling domain-containing protein: protein MQRVVGFLCLFLLAWPAAAVSAQALATWESGSTRVELSRFVDYWQEPAAPADIKTVTALDEANWTRNGSDSVSLGYGSGIFWFRVTLKNTTANQAQTFLEIGYPVLDRIEIYIDPETSGAESLVLGDKQPFSERPIEHRNFVVPLTLAADEPTRVYLRVNTTSSMQVPLILWNQDSFYAAEQSRTMFEGIYYGIVLVMILYNLFVFMAVGERSFLHYVGYITAMPLFLASLHGVAFQYLWPESTWWNDQSIIVFLNLAVLFGGTFSIRFINVTRENHPGFNRWTVAVIMAAGLLAAGGLLVPYRLLILPTILVAFVGCSTMLTLSIIRWRRRDPAARYYTLAWVFMLFGGIVLALSKFTVLPRNLLTENATQVGSALGVILLSLALADRLDREKKRAFRAQQRLLREERKARMAQEKSLQVQREANTLLEERVHARTRDLESLNEQLLELSATDALTGLKNRGHFDRTFQSAVVRAFRYQEPLSLLVLDIDHFKKFNDTYGHLVGDDCLKMVAQCIRRHVTRPQDLAARYGGEEFVVLLPDTPVNGAIRVAERIRSDIEATAFRVSGDVLHLTVSAGVCSVSPEKADATKDIFNWADEALYEAKGQGRNRVVARKGNGQSMVSAVIPV, encoded by the coding sequence GTGCAAAGAGTCGTCGGTTTTTTGTGCCTCTTCCTGCTTGCCTGGCCCGCTGCTGCAGTTTCAGCGCAGGCGTTGGCGACGTGGGAATCGGGCTCCACTCGCGTAGAACTTTCCCGGTTTGTCGATTACTGGCAGGAGCCTGCTGCCCCGGCGGACATCAAGACGGTGACAGCGCTTGATGAGGCAAACTGGACTCGCAACGGTAGCGACAGTGTCAGCCTGGGGTATGGGAGCGGCATCTTCTGGTTCCGGGTCACGCTCAAAAACACAACGGCGAACCAGGCGCAGACCTTTCTCGAGATCGGCTATCCCGTGTTGGACCGTATCGAAATCTACATTGATCCGGAGACCTCAGGCGCCGAGTCTCTTGTGCTTGGCGACAAGCAACCCTTTTCCGAGCGGCCCATCGAACACCGCAATTTCGTCGTGCCTCTTACGCTGGCCGCTGATGAACCGACCCGGGTCTACCTGAGGGTGAATACCACCAGCTCCATGCAAGTTCCCCTCATCCTCTGGAATCAGGACAGTTTCTACGCGGCCGAGCAGTCCCGAACCATGTTTGAAGGGATCTACTACGGCATTGTCCTGGTGATGATCCTGTACAACCTGTTCGTGTTCATGGCGGTCGGCGAACGGAGCTTTCTGCACTATGTTGGCTACATCACCGCCATGCCGTTGTTTCTTGCCAGTCTCCATGGAGTGGCGTTCCAGTACCTTTGGCCGGAGTCGACCTGGTGGAACGACCAGTCGATCATCGTGTTCCTGAACCTGGCGGTGCTGTTCGGCGGCACGTTCAGTATCCGTTTCATCAACGTGACCCGCGAGAATCATCCCGGTTTTAACCGGTGGACCGTTGCCGTGATCATGGCAGCGGGTTTGCTGGCGGCGGGGGGACTACTGGTGCCCTACAGGCTCCTGATCCTTCCTACCATTCTGGTGGCCTTCGTGGGCTGTTCGACCATGCTTACACTCAGCATCATCCGCTGGCGCAGACGAGATCCGGCCGCGCGTTATTACACTCTGGCGTGGGTCTTTATGCTCTTTGGCGGCATTGTTCTGGCCCTGAGCAAGTTTACGGTGTTGCCCCGTAACCTTCTGACTGAGAATGCCACCCAGGTTGGGTCGGCGCTGGGTGTGATTCTGTTGTCTCTTGCCCTGGCGGACCGCCTGGACAGGGAAAAGAAACGGGCGTTCAGGGCTCAGCAACGGCTTTTGAGGGAAGAGCGTAAGGCGAGAATGGCGCAGGAGAAATCGCTGCAGGTGCAACGCGAGGCCAACACTCTGCTCGAAGAACGAGTGCATGCGCGAACCCGGGATCTTGAGAGTCTCAACGAGCAGTTGCTGGAACTGAGCGCCACCGACGCGCTGACCGGCCTGAAAAACCGGGGGCATTTCGACCGGACTTTCCAGTCTGCCGTTGTTCGGGCTTTCCGTTACCAGGAGCCATTGTCGCTGCTGGTTCTGGACATTGACCACTTCAAGAAATTCAACGACACCTATGGCCACCTGGTGGGGGATGATTGCCTGAAAATGGTGGCCCAGTGTATTCGCCGACATGTAACGCGTCCCCAGGATCTTGCCGCGCGCTATGGTGGCGAGGAGTTTGTTGTCCTGCTGCCGGACACCCCGGTCAACGGAGCTATCCGGGTTGCGGAACGAATCCGCTCTGACATTGAGGCGACGGCGTTCCGGGTTTCCGGTGACGTGTTGCACCTCACGGTCAGTGCCGGAGTTTGCAGTGTTTCACCCGAAAAGGCCGATGCCACCAAGGACATCTTCAATTGGGCGGATGAGGCCCTTTATGAAGCCAAGGGCCAGGGGCGTAACCGGGTTGTTGCCCGGAAGGGCAACGGTCAGAGCATGGTTTCGGCAGTCATTCCGGTCTGA
- a CDS encoding amidase, whose translation MAASTVPRSVHAFTNDALGTDDATALADRIRRRDVSAVELAEAAISRAQAVDLLIGGLVASDYDKALEAARRIDTQADRTAAGFFAGVPTVIKDNTDIQGLPSGHGSAAVPASVSDRTSPFALQMLDQGYVCLGKSALPEFGFNATTEPAHRPPSRNPWNLAFSTGASSGGAAALVAAGVVPVAHANDGGGSIRIPAACCGLVGLKPSRGRLIDNDAARTLPVNIITDGIVSRSVRDTAHFMEQAEKYFHRPGLPAIGRNEGPSGEALTIGLVLDSVNGHATDDDTRRTVENTAHRLERLGHRIVPMDVPVAASFPEDFALYWAFLAFGVKANGRKLIHPGFDKDHVDGLTEGLAGKFKKQFYRLPAALWRLHRSYHHYARAMAGFDAVLTPVLGHTTPAIGHLSPNVPFSTLFERLTRYVGFTPLANATGAPAISLPMGLNRDNLPVSVQFMGQHGGERTLLDIAYTLESEMPWPALHETSGDSQTGMTAETML comes from the coding sequence ATGGCCGCTTCCACGGTACCACGATCGGTTCATGCCTTTACCAATGATGCTCTCGGAACGGACGATGCGACGGCCCTGGCCGACCGGATCCGTCGTCGCGACGTCTCGGCGGTAGAACTTGCCGAGGCGGCCATATCCCGCGCACAGGCAGTGGATCTGCTGATTGGCGGTCTGGTCGCATCCGACTATGACAAGGCACTGGAGGCTGCCCGCCGCATCGACACGCAAGCAGACCGTACCGCCGCCGGCTTTTTCGCCGGGGTGCCTACAGTCATCAAGGACAACACGGATATCCAGGGACTGCCTTCTGGCCATGGCTCTGCCGCAGTGCCGGCATCCGTCTCGGACAGGACCAGTCCGTTCGCCCTGCAAATGCTCGATCAAGGCTACGTCTGCCTGGGCAAAAGTGCCCTGCCCGAGTTCGGATTCAATGCGACCACCGAGCCGGCTCACCGGCCGCCGTCGCGGAATCCATGGAATCTGGCTTTCTCGACAGGTGCATCCTCAGGCGGCGCCGCAGCCTTGGTCGCAGCCGGCGTAGTCCCGGTGGCACATGCCAATGATGGCGGGGGGTCCATTCGTATCCCGGCAGCCTGCTGCGGCCTGGTTGGCCTGAAACCAAGTCGTGGTCGCCTGATCGACAATGACGCTGCACGAACCCTCCCCGTCAACATCATTACCGACGGAATCGTCAGTCGGTCTGTTCGCGATACCGCCCACTTCATGGAACAGGCCGAAAAGTATTTCCACCGGCCCGGCCTGCCGGCCATTGGTCGCAACGAGGGACCTTCCGGTGAAGCCCTGACCATCGGTCTGGTTCTGGACTCAGTTAACGGACATGCAACCGACGATGACACTCGTCGCACCGTGGAAAACACCGCGCACAGGCTGGAGAGACTCGGGCACCGGATCGTCCCCATGGACGTGCCGGTTGCTGCCTCGTTCCCGGAGGACTTTGCCCTGTACTGGGCGTTCCTCGCGTTTGGGGTCAAGGCCAACGGCCGCAAGCTTATCCACCCGGGCTTCGATAAAGATCACGTTGATGGCCTGACCGAGGGCCTCGCGGGCAAATTTAAGAAACAGTTTTACCGATTGCCGGCCGCACTCTGGCGGCTGCACCGCTCCTACCATCACTACGCTCGGGCAATGGCCGGTTTCGACGCGGTCCTGACGCCGGTTTTGGGCCACACCACACCGGCGATTGGCCACCTCAGCCCAAACGTACCCTTCTCCACCCTCTTTGAACGCCTCACCCGTTACGTCGGTTTCACGCCGCTGGCCAACGCAACCGGCGCACCCGCGATTTCCCTGCCTATGGGGTTGAACCGGGACAACCTGCCTGTTTCCGTCCAGTTCATGGGCCAGCACGGAGGCGAGCGAACCCTGCTCGACATTGCCTATACACTGGAATCAGAGATGCCCTGGCCGGCACTGCATGAGACCAGCGGTGATTCTCAGACCGGAATGACTGCCGAAACCATGCTCTGA
- a CDS encoding isoprenylcysteine carboxylmethyltransferase family protein: MDIIEPLVRNFLGIFFLMIGLQFAGRALGLYQRMHFSHINYGDRGSAPWWHRHIFNVFRALILSVCVVRIFADIDGWLGVFSALYQWPVLLLGMLLLLASFVSVNYLQAYMHEDWRSGIDRRDDHRTLLTSGPFSRSRNPLFISVITGQFGFFLALPSVFSLVCLVAGVLVITRQAREEEKALSSKFGAPYDDYRARVPRWF, translated from the coding sequence ATGGACATTATTGAACCCCTAGTACGAAACTTCCTCGGTATTTTCTTCCTGATGATTGGTTTGCAGTTTGCTGGCCGGGCCTTGGGCCTTTATCAGCGCATGCATTTCTCCCACATCAATTACGGCGACCGTGGATCTGCCCCCTGGTGGCACCGGCACATCTTTAACGTGTTCCGGGCGCTGATTCTGTCGGTTTGCGTGGTTCGCATCTTCGCGGATATCGACGGCTGGCTGGGTGTGTTCAGCGCGTTGTACCAGTGGCCGGTATTGTTGCTGGGCATGTTGCTGCTGCTGGCGTCGTTCGTTTCGGTGAACTATCTGCAGGCGTACATGCATGAAGACTGGCGTTCCGGCATTGATCGCCGGGACGACCACCGCACGTTGCTGACCAGCGGACCATTTTCCCGTTCTCGGAATCCGCTGTTCATCAGTGTGATAACTGGCCAGTTCGGGTTCTTCCTGGCCTTGCCGAGCGTCTTTTCTCTGGTTTGCCTGGTTGCCGGTGTTCTGGTGATTACCCGTCAGGCCCGGGAGGAGGAAAAGGCCCTGTCGAGCAAATTCGGCGCGCCCTACGATGATTATCGGGCGCGCGTGCCTCGCTGGTTTTAA
- the djlA gene encoding co-chaperone DjlA, which produces MLLALIFGGLIGYAFGKFPGFLIGAAIGAFIFNRLKSRLIGKLHNIQSGFVESVFAVMGALCKADGVVSQDEIKVAEAMFVRFRLNDTQRAKAKAAFNRGKAPDFDLDAELARFLQMTGRQPAFLQMFLQVQVSAVAADGVIHPAEHAMLVRIARGLGLPESQVDQLEAMLRGAHSGQAGAGAGQRSTGQQIDDAYKVLGVSPSASDDELKKTYRKLMSENHPDKLAGKGLPESMREMAEERTREISHAYDVIKEARKKAG; this is translated from the coding sequence ATGCTCTTGGCTCTGATTTTCGGTGGTTTGATCGGTTATGCGTTTGGCAAGTTTCCCGGTTTTCTGATCGGTGCCGCCATCGGCGCATTCATTTTCAACCGCCTGAAAAGCCGCCTGATCGGCAAACTCCACAATATTCAGTCCGGTTTTGTTGAATCGGTTTTTGCCGTGATGGGCGCACTGTGCAAGGCCGACGGCGTGGTCTCTCAAGATGAGATCAAGGTGGCGGAAGCCATGTTCGTGCGCTTTCGCCTCAACGACACCCAGAGAGCAAAAGCCAAGGCCGCCTTCAACCGGGGCAAGGCTCCGGACTTTGATCTGGACGCCGAACTTGCCCGCTTCCTGCAGATGACCGGGCGCCAGCCTGCCTTTCTTCAGATGTTCCTGCAGGTACAGGTTTCTGCGGTTGCTGCGGACGGCGTTATCCATCCGGCGGAACACGCCATGCTGGTCCGGATTGCCCGCGGTCTGGGTCTGCCCGAGAGTCAGGTGGATCAGCTTGAGGCCATGCTGCGTGGCGCCCACAGTGGCCAGGCAGGTGCCGGCGCCGGGCAGCGTTCCACGGGCCAGCAGATTGACGATGCCTACAAGGTTCTGGGCGTTTCCCCCTCGGCCAGCGACGATGAGCTCAAAAAGACCTATCGCAAACTGATGAGCGAGAACCACCCCGACAAGCTGGCTGGCAAGGGATTACCCGAAAGCATGCGGGAAATGGCGGAAGAGCGGACAAGGGAAATCAGCCACGCTTACGACGTCATCAAGGAAGCCCGCAAGAAAGCGGGTTGA
- the alkB gene encoding DNA oxidative demethylase AlkB: MTADLFDDLPVQPSSETIDDGAVVLRQFAKERENAVMAAIQWVTESAPLRHMQTPGGHTMSVAMSCCGELGWVTDARGYRYQSADPCTGKPWPSMPDVFERLAREAADAAGYRDFCPDACLINRYEPGAKMGLHQDKNESDFEQPIVSVSLGLPQVFQFGGLKRNERPVNITLAHGDVVVWGGPSRLRYHGVLRLKTGSHPLTGACRYNLTFRRAR, translated from the coding sequence ATGACTGCTGATCTTTTTGATGATCTGCCCGTTCAGCCGAGCTCTGAGACCATCGATGATGGTGCGGTGGTGCTACGGCAGTTCGCGAAGGAGAGGGAAAACGCCGTGATGGCCGCGATTCAATGGGTGACAGAATCTGCCCCTTTAAGGCACATGCAGACGCCCGGTGGCCACACCATGTCGGTGGCCATGAGCTGTTGTGGTGAGTTGGGGTGGGTGACGGACGCCCGGGGCTATCGCTATCAGTCAGCAGATCCCTGTACCGGGAAGCCCTGGCCGTCAATGCCCGACGTCTTTGAGCGGCTCGCCCGGGAAGCGGCAGACGCCGCCGGCTACCGGGATTTTTGCCCCGACGCCTGCCTGATCAACCGCTATGAACCCGGGGCCAAAATGGGGCTCCATCAGGACAAGAATGAGTCTGATTTTGAGCAGCCCATCGTGTCGGTTTCCCTGGGCTTGCCCCAGGTGTTCCAGTTTGGCGGGCTGAAACGAAACGAACGCCCGGTCAATATTACACTGGCCCATGGCGACGTGGTGGTCTGGGGTGGCCCGTCGCGATTGCGCTATCACGGTGTCCTGCGCCTGAAAACCGGCAGTCACCCTTTGACCGGCGCCTGCCGCTACAATCTCACTTTCCGCCGGGCCCGCTGA
- a CDS encoding MgtC/SapB family protein: protein MDDVAAQFITNNQTTLHLAVALLLGAIIGLERGWDARDQKSGERIAGIRTFALVGLLGGLSAVLADAITPWAFPVLLISVVAMGLVGYSERLAHIRNFSITGMVGMVLTFCFGAVAVAVDPVMATAAAVVTAIILDNKEDIHGWVYKLKDHELDAALKLLLISVVMLPLLPNQEMGPGGVLNPREIWWMVVMIASISFVGYFAIRVAGTRRGILFTGVFAGLSSSTALTLHFARQSAQFPQLSAQFATGILIACGTMFPRILVYCFVINRDLLPSLIWPVATMTALLYGPAFLIWRRHSDRPEVNQPPLNQNPLDLTSALLFGLLLMAILLLGEFLTGWLGNAGIYMLAASSGIADVDAITLSLTRMSTTNLDMHVAIVGIVIAAATNNLVKAGMALAIGTRQAGLLVGIPMVLSLVAGLAVAWFQ, encoded by the coding sequence ATGGATGATGTTGCTGCGCAGTTCATCACGAACAATCAGACCACTCTCCACCTCGCCGTTGCGCTTTTGCTTGGGGCAATCATAGGCCTGGAACGGGGTTGGGACGCCCGCGACCAGAAATCAGGGGAGCGCATTGCCGGTATCCGAACCTTTGCCCTGGTGGGACTGCTGGGCGGGTTGTCAGCCGTACTCGCCGACGCCATTACGCCCTGGGCATTTCCGGTCCTGCTGATCAGCGTGGTTGCGATGGGCCTGGTGGGGTACAGCGAACGCCTGGCCCACATCCGTAATTTCAGCATCACCGGGATGGTGGGCATGGTGCTGACCTTCTGCTTCGGTGCGGTGGCCGTAGCGGTGGATCCGGTTATGGCGACGGCTGCGGCCGTTGTCACGGCCATCATCCTGGATAACAAGGAAGACATTCACGGTTGGGTCTACAAGCTCAAGGACCACGAACTCGATGCGGCTCTAAAACTCCTGCTGATCTCGGTCGTGATGCTGCCGTTGCTGCCCAATCAGGAAATGGGGCCGGGCGGAGTCCTCAATCCACGGGAAATCTGGTGGATGGTGGTGATGATCGCCTCCATCTCCTTTGTCGGCTACTTTGCCATCCGGGTGGCGGGCACTCGGCGGGGCATCCTTTTCACCGGTGTTTTTGCCGGCTTAAGTTCCTCAACCGCCCTGACGCTTCACTTTGCCCGTCAATCCGCGCAATTCCCTCAGCTCAGTGCCCAATTCGCCACCGGTATTCTGATCGCCTGCGGCACCATGTTCCCCCGGATTCTGGTGTACTGTTTTGTCATCAACCGGGATCTGCTCCCCAGCCTGATCTGGCCGGTGGCGACCATGACGGCCCTGCTCTATGGCCCGGCGTTCCTGATCTGGCGGCGCCACTCGGATCGGCCGGAAGTCAATCAGCCCCCCCTGAACCAGAACCCCCTGGACCTGACCTCAGCCCTGCTGTTCGGCCTGCTGCTCATGGCCATCCTGCTGCTGGGCGAATTTCTGACCGGCTGGCTGGGCAATGCCGGCATCTACATGCTGGCCGCCAGTTCCGGCATTGCCGATGTTGATGCCATCACACTTTCCCTCACCCGGATGTCGACGACCAACCTGGACATGCACGTCGCCATCGTCGGCATCGTCATCGCCGCAGCCACCAATAATCTGGTCAAAGCGGGCATGGCTCTGGCCATTGGTACCCGGCAGGCGGGCCTGTTAGTGGGCATTCCGATGGTCTTGTCGCTGGTGGCGGGACTTGCCGTCGCCTGGTTCCAGTAA
- a CDS encoding SulP family inorganic anion transporter: protein MVNTLKNQWLSNIRGDLLAGIVVALALIPEAIAFSIIAGVDPKVGLYASFCIAVIIAFVGGRPGMISAATAAMAVLMVTLVKEHGLQYLLAATLLTGVIQVVAGYLKLGSLMRFVSRSVVTGFVNALAILIFMAQLPELTNVTWHVYAMTAAGLGIIYLFPLIPVVGRILPSPLVCIVVLTAVAVALGLDIRTVGDMGELPDTLPIFLWPDVPLNLETLMIILPYSLPLAVVGLLESMMTATIVDDLTDTESDRNRECKGQGIANIGSGLIGGMAGCAMIGQSIINVKSGGRTRLSTLTAGVFLLIMVLVLDSLLVQIPMAALVAVMIMVSIGTFSWESIRNLKDHPLSTNIVMLVTVIVVVATHNLAFGVLAGVLLAALFFANKIGHYMMVSSDLNEQTDTRTYTVVGQVFFSSSEKLLQAFDFKEAVDNVVIDLSRAHFWDITAVGALDKAVIKFRREGADVEVIGLNEASATIVDRFGVHDKPEAVDQLMGH from the coding sequence ATGGTTAATACCCTGAAAAACCAATGGTTATCCAACATCCGCGGTGATCTTCTCGCCGGTATCGTGGTGGCGCTGGCATTGATTCCCGAGGCCATCGCCTTCTCGATCATCGCCGGTGTAGATCCCAAGGTCGGCCTGTATGCGTCCTTCTGTATCGCAGTTATCATTGCGTTTGTGGGCGGCCGTCCGGGCATGATCTCGGCCGCGACGGCGGCCATGGCGGTCCTCATGGTGACGCTGGTGAAGGAGCACGGCCTCCAGTACCTGCTCGCGGCAACGTTGCTGACCGGTGTGATTCAGGTTGTCGCAGGTTACCTGAAACTGGGCAGCCTGATGCGGTTTGTTTCCCGTTCGGTGGTCACCGGTTTTGTCAACGCGCTGGCGATCCTGATCTTCATGGCCCAGTTGCCGGAGCTGACCAATGTCACCTGGCACGTATACGCCATGACGGCGGCAGGGCTTGGTATCATCTATCTGTTTCCGCTTATACCGGTGGTGGGCCGGATTCTGCCCTCACCGCTGGTGTGTATTGTGGTCCTGACGGCGGTCGCCGTTGCCCTGGGGCTGGATATCCGGACGGTGGGTGACATGGGTGAGCTGCCCGATACCCTGCCGATTTTCCTATGGCCGGATGTGCCGCTGAATCTTGAAACCCTGATGATCATCCTGCCGTACTCGCTGCCGCTGGCGGTGGTGGGTCTGCTGGAATCCATGATGACAGCGACTATCGTCGACGATCTCACCGACACCGAGAGCGACCGCAACCGTGAGTGCAAGGGGCAGGGTATTGCCAATATCGGCTCGGGCCTGATTGGCGGCATGGCTGGTTGTGCCATGATTGGCCAGTCCATCATCAACGTAAAATCCGGCGGCCGCACCCGCTTGTCGACACTGACTGCTGGCGTCTTCCTGCTGATCATGGTGCTGGTCCTCGACAGCCTGCTGGTGCAGATTCCCATGGCGGCGCTGGTGGCGGTGATGATCATGGTATCGATCGGTACCTTCTCCTGGGAATCGATCCGCAATCTCAAGGACCATCCGCTGTCCACCAACATCGTCATGCTGGTGACGGTGATCGTCGTGGTGGCGACCCACAACCTGGCCTTTGGCGTACTGGCTGGCGTGTTGCTGGCGGCGCTGTTCTTTGCCAACAAGATCGGCCACTACATGATGGTCAGCTCCGACCTGAATGAGCAGACGGATACCCGCACCTACACGGTTGTCGGCCAGGTGTTCTTCAGCTCTTCGGAAAAACTCCTACAGGCCTTTGATTTCAAGGAAGCAGTCGATAATGTAGTGATTGATCTGAGCCGGGCCCATTTCTGGGACATCACCGCCGTTGGCGCACTGGACAAGGCGGTGATCAAGTTCCGCCGTGAAGGTGCCGATGTTGAAGTGATCGGTCTCAACGAGGCCAGCGCCACCATCGTTGATCGCTTTGGCGTTCACGACAAGCCGGAAGCGGTCGATCAATTGATGGGGCACTGA
- a CDS encoding universal stress protein: MLRVVACIDGSRAAPAVCDYASWASQHMQTPVTLLHVLDEERYPAEPDLAGSIGLGSREQLLDELAELDRKRSKLALEHGHHMLDEAERRVKASGIEDVAKRQRHGDLTESLLALESQTRLLVMGLHGESSSDRDIHIGSQLETVIRSMHRPILLVPDEFTAPKSAMLAFDGSATAFKGVELLAGSPVLKGMPLHLVMIGADTNDRWEQLKKAEKMLAGLESDITLAIRAGDVEPALHAYQEEHDIDLLVMGAYGHSRIRQFLVGSTTTTMLKTAEKPLVILR, encoded by the coding sequence ATGTTACGAGTAGTGGCCTGTATTGACGGTTCCCGCGCTGCACCGGCAGTGTGTGACTACGCCAGCTGGGCGAGCCAGCACATGCAAACCCCCGTCACACTGCTTCATGTTCTGGACGAGGAACGGTATCCGGCAGAACCGGACCTGGCCGGAAGCATTGGTCTGGGCAGTCGCGAACAGTTGCTGGATGAGCTGGCAGAGCTGGATCGTAAACGCTCGAAACTCGCTCTGGAGCACGGCCACCACATGCTGGACGAGGCCGAGCGACGGGTGAAAGCGTCGGGTATTGAGGACGTTGCCAAGCGTCAGCGCCATGGCGATCTGACCGAGTCACTGCTGGCACTTGAGAGCCAGACCCGCCTGCTGGTCATGGGTCTGCACGGAGAAAGCAGCTCCGATCGTGATATCCACATCGGTAGCCAGCTTGAAACCGTCATCCGCAGCATGCACCGCCCGATTCTGCTGGTTCCGGACGAGTTCACGGCGCCGAAGAGCGCGATGCTGGCGTTCGACGGTAGCGCCACCGCTTTCAAGGGCGTGGAACTGCTGGCGGGCAGCCCGGTGCTCAAAGGCATGCCGCTGCACCTTGTGATGATCGGCGCCGACACCAACGACCGCTGGGAGCAGTTGAAGAAAGCAGAGAAGATGCTGGCGGGCCTGGAATCCGACATCACCCTGGCGATCCGGGCGGGAGATGTGGAACCGGCATTGCACGCCTACCAGGAAGAACACGATATCGATCTTCTGGTCATGGGCGCTTACGGTCACTCCAGAATCCGTCAGTTCCTGGTGGGCAGTACCACCACGACCATGCTGAAAACGGCTGAAAAGCCACTGGTGATTCTTCGCTAG
- a CDS encoding NAD(P)/FAD-dependent oxidoreductase: MGSDYDVIIIGAGAAGLMCAATAGYRGRKVLVIDHANKPGKKILMSGGGRCNFTNLNSTPANFLSDNPHYCISALKRYTPQDFLELVERHGVEHEEKAAGQLFCKDSAKDILNVLLTECEWAGADIRLKTSVSRVQGTDSGYTLATSAGTLTCESLIVACGGLSIPTMGATGFGYELAKQFGLKVLPTRAGLVPFTLQPELKEQLSPLSGVSCPVDVSCHDQHFREPMLVTHRGLSGPSMLQISSYWQPGDELTVNLLPVNRILEDLLALRKHKPQSTVVHYLGQHLPKRFALAYNDLHGWTGPLQGYKNSDLEQVARALGQWRIKPAGTEGYRTAEVTLGGVDTRQLSSKTMAVLERPNLYFIGEVVDVTGHLGGHNFQWAWASGVAAGNAA, translated from the coding sequence ATGGGTTCGGACTACGACGTAATCATTATTGGCGCGGGGGCGGCTGGCCTGATGTGCGCAGCCACGGCAGGCTACCGAGGCCGCAAGGTACTGGTGATCGACCATGCCAACAAACCGGGCAAGAAAATCCTGATGTCCGGTGGGGGCCGTTGCAACTTCACCAACCTGAACAGCACCCCGGCCAATTTCCTGTCCGACAACCCGCACTACTGTATTTCCGCGCTCAAGCGGTACACGCCCCAGGATTTCCTGGAACTGGTGGAGCGGCATGGCGTGGAGCACGAGGAAAAAGCGGCAGGACAATTGTTCTGCAAAGACAGTGCAAAGGACATCCTGAATGTCCTGCTGACCGAATGCGAATGGGCCGGGGCCGACATCCGGCTGAAAACCTCGGTATCCCGCGTGCAAGGCACCGATTCCGGATACACACTGGCCACCAGCGCCGGCACCCTCACCTGCGAATCCCTGATTGTTGCCTGTGGCGGGTTGTCCATTCCCACCATGGGTGCCACCGGATTCGGTTACGAACTTGCCAAACAGTTCGGGCTCAAAGTCCTGCCTACACGGGCCGGCCTGGTGCCGTTTACCTTGCAGCCGGAACTGAAGGAGCAGCTATCGCCCCTGTCCGGCGTGAGCTGTCCGGTGGATGTCTCCTGTCATGACCAGCATTTTCGCGAGCCCATGCTGGTGACCCATCGCGGCCTGAGTGGGCCTTCAATGCTGCAGATTTCCAGTTACTGGCAACCGGGTGACGAATTGACAGTGAACCTGTTGCCCGTCAACCGGATTCTTGAAGACTTGCTCGCACTGCGCAAACACAAGCCTCAGTCCACCGTCGTCCACTACCTTGGCCAACACCTGCCAAAGCGCTTTGCATTGGCTTACAACGACTTGCACGGCTGGACAGGCCCCCTGCAGGGCTACAAGAACAGTGATCTGGAGCAGGTTGCCCGTGCCCTTGGCCAGTGGCGAATCAAGCCCGCGGGTACCGAAGGCTACCGCACGGCAGAGGTGACCCTCGGTGGCGTGGACACGCGGCAACTGTCCTCGAAGACCATGGCGGTGCTGGAGCGTCCGAACCTGTACTTTATCGGTGAAGTTGTCGACGTAACGGGCCATCTTGGCGGCCACAATTTCCAGTGGGCGTGGGCGTCGGGCGTGGCGGCAGGCAACGCTGCCTGA